A stretch of the Aegilops tauschii subsp. strangulata cultivar AL8/78 chromosome 4, Aet v6.0, whole genome shotgun sequence genome encodes the following:
- the LOC109787579 gene encoding polyubiquitin-like: MGSDTIWDVKDKIQDMEGIPAGQQKLLLGSCTLEDYNIKEESTLTLDLSPQMHIFVKTLTDKIMTIEVEQADTIDSVKAKIFDETGICPGRQHLVFAGNELEDSCTLADYNVQNESTLHIVLRFRCQRGGMHIFVRTLTDKIMTTEVEGEDSIYSVKAKVFDETGVPPGRQRLIFAGKQLEDVRTLADYGVQDESTLHVVFRGLTWQRGGMRISVRTSAGKKVIEHAYKRRQTIDNIKAWIYSELCILPEQQQLSDQGGRRDLSFVHPCSANLSWSVRRM, from the coding sequence ATGGGATCAGATACGATCTGGGATGTCAAGGATAAGATTCAAGACATGGAGGGCATCCCTGCAGGCCAGCAAAAACTCTTGTTGGGCAGCTGTACCCTTGAAGACTACAATATCAAGGAGGAGTCCACCCTCACCCTTGACCTTTCCCCGCAGATGCACATCTTTGTGAAGACATTGACTGACAAGATCATGACTATTGAGGTTGAGCAAGCAGACACCATAGACAGTGTGAAGGCAAAGATTTTTGATGAAACCGGTATTTGCCCAGGGAGACAGCATCTCGTCTTTGCTGGGAATGAGCTGGAGGATAGCTGCACCTTGGCTGACTACAACGTGCAAAATGAATCTACCCTTCATATCGTGCTTCGCTTCAGGTGTCAGAGAGGTGGGATGCATATCTTTGTCAGGACACTGACTGATAAGATCATGACTACTGAGGTTGAGGGAGAAGATAGCATATACAGTGTGAAGGCAAAGGTTTTTGATGAAACCGGCGTTCCCCCTGGCAGACAGCGTCTCATCTTTGCTGGGAAGCAGCTGGAGGATGTCCGCACATTGGCTGACTACGGCGTGCAAGATGAATCTACCCTTCATGTTGTGTTTCGCGGCCTCACGTGGCAGAGAGGTGGGATGCGCATCTCTGTCAGGACGTCGGCTGGGAAGAAAGTCATTGAACATGCGTATAAGCGCAGGCAGACCATTGACAACATCAAAGCGTGGATCTACTCTGAGTTGTGCATTCtcccggagcagcagcagctctcTGACCAGGGTGGCCGAAGAGATCTGTCGTTCGTGCACCCTTGTTCTGCAAATCTGTCCTGGTCGGTGAGACGGATGTAA
- the LOC109787593 gene encoding DNA (cytosine-5)-methyltransferase DRM2-like, with protein sequence MAGWTSDSDDSDKFEWDNDGEAEPSSAPAMRNFGSPGPSTLGSNDWINGEVPPTSLIERYVVMGFPKEMVMKSIKEIGHSDADALLELLLTYKALDDDDAVGNNHSTSGCILPVVEDDDDPDFENCDGDDDAGGRESSSDDSGYEDFMREMSERDEKINSLVNMGFSEDEANRAIIRCGADADICVLVDSVSASRVAEDCHSRNLSDHQVTDRCFNSFGGRKKARLMEESRKKRKRYGGGGQGNRPSLDGSDEESMPLPNPMVGFNLPGYSGSSVTRMLSKLDTGPPFFYYENVARAPKGEWAKISRNLFDIQPEFVDSLHLCAAARKRGYIHNLPIENRSPLLPLPPKTIFEAFPHYKKWWPSWDTRTHLNCLQTCVASAKLTDRIQRALVSSSNPPPKSVQKDVMDECKKWNLIWVGKNKVAPLEPHEMELLLGFPRDHTRGVGKTQRYKSLGNSFQVDTVAYHLSVLRRMFPNGVRVLSLFTGIGGGEVALHKLGIHMRVVISVEIGEASKKIFRSWWDQTQTGTLIEIDDVKSLTNDRVASFISQFGGFDLVIGGSPCNNLAGSNRHHRDGLEGKHSALFYDYVRILNFVKSTMAGRRM encoded by the exons ATGGCG GGCTGGACCAGTGATAGTGATGACAGTGATAAGTTTGAGTGGGACAATGATGGTGAGGCTGAGCCCTCATCGGCTCCGGCTATGAGGAACTTCGGTTCTCCTGGCCCATCCACGCTT GGTTCTAATGACTGGATCAACGGGGAAGTGCCGCCTACTTCTTTGATCGAGCGATATGTGGTAATGGGCTTCCCCAAAGAGATGGTCATGAAGAGTATTAAGGAGATTG GACATAGTGATGCAGATGCACTGCTCGAGCTACTGCTCACGTATAAG GCACTAGATGACGATGATGCAGTGGGTAATAATCACTCTACTTCTGGCTGCATCCTCCCTGTTGTTGAAGATGACGATGATCCTGATTTTGAGAACTGCGATGGCGATGATGATGCCGGTGGTAGAGAGTCAAGCTCTGATGATTCTGGTTATGAG GATTTTATGCGAGAGATGTCAGAGAGGGATGAGAAGAtcaactcattagtaaacatgggCTTTTCTGAAGATGAAGCAAATAGGGCTATTATAAGATGTG GTGCGGATGCTGATATCTGTGTATTAGTTGATTCGGTTAGCGCATCACGGGTCGCAGAAGATTGTCATTCCAGAAACTTATCTGACCATCAG GTTACAGACAGATGCTTCAATTCCTTTGGAGGCAGAAAGAAAGCAAGATTGATGGAAGAGAGCAGGAAAAAGAGGAAGAGATATGGGGGTGGAGGACAAGGCAATCGACCTTCCTTGGATGGCAGCGATGAGGAATCAATGCCTCTCCCAAATCCAATGGTTGGATTTAACCTGCCTGGTTACAGTGGATCATCAGTGACCCGAATGCTTTCTAAACTAGATACCGGACCACCTTTTTTCTATTATGAAAATGTGGCCCGAGCTCCAAAAGGTGAATGGGCCAAAATTTCAAGAAATCTGTTTGACATTCAGCCAGAGTTTGTGGATTCTCTTCATCTATGTGCAGCTGCAAGGAAAAGGGGCTACATCCACAATTTGCCAATTGAGAACAGATCGCCTCTTCTTCCTCTGCCCCCAAAGACAATATTTGAGGCATTTCCTCATTACAAGAAgtggtggccttcctgggacacGAGAACACATCTCAATTGCTTACAAACATGTGTAGCAAGTGCAAAGCTGACAGACCGGATCCAGCGTGCTCTTGTAAGCTCAAGCAATCCACCGCCAAAAAGTGTCCAGAAAGATGTCATGGACGAGTGCAAAAAATGGAATCTTATCTGGGTTGGGAAAAACAAGGTTGCGCCCTTGGAGCCTCATGAGATGGAATTACTACTTGGTTTCCCAAGGGACCACACAAGGGGAGTTGGCAAGACACAGCGATACAAGTCTCTCGGCAACTCATTTCAAGTTGATACAGTTGCTTACCACTTGTCAGTGCTGAGGCGTATGTTTCCCAATGGTGTTAGGGTGCTGTCCTTATTCACCGGTATTGGAGGAGGTGAGGTAGCTTTGCACAAGCTTGGGATCCACATGAGGGTAGTGATTTCTGTTGAGATAGGTGAAGCTAGTAAGAAGATTTTCAGAAGTTGGTGGGATCAGACCCAGACAGGCACATTGATTGAGATTGATGATGTGAAATCTCTCACAAATGATAGAGTTGCATCATTTATTAGTCAATTTGGTGGCTTTGACTTGGTGATTGGGGGCAGCCCATGTAACAATCTTGCCGGAAGCAACCGACACCACCGTGATGGCTTGGAGGGCAAGCACTCAGCTTTGTTTTATGACTATGTCAGAATCTTGAATTTCGTCAAGTCGACGATGGCAGGACGTAGGATGTAG